From the Stigmatella erecta genome, one window contains:
- a CDS encoding FecCD family ABC transporter permease, which translates to MTSGTHPSLSRGRRAKGLIVLVPLLLVCVVVSLGIGAVKIGPLQVISILMEQAGLSRLTEFTDQQAAVLYAIRLPRVLLGVLVGAALAVAGAAMQGLFRNPLADPGLLGISSGASLGVAAVTVLKVYVFGFYTQSIAAFVGSLLAILAISSLAQENRRTNVTMMLLCGIAINALCIAGTGLFTYLSTDDQLRTITFWQLGSLAGATWTAVTAAAPLILICTAGMLFLASPLNALLLGESNADHLGVNVERVKWTLVALVALGVGAAVAVSGMIGFVGLVVPHLIRLWLGPNHRVLLPLAALLGAVLMVLADLVARTIVVPSELPIGIVTSLTGSPFFLYLLMRQRRTQVL; encoded by the coding sequence ATGACGTCCGGCACGCATCCTTCGCTCTCACGTGGCAGGAGGGCCAAGGGGCTTATCGTCCTCGTCCCGCTCTTGCTGGTCTGCGTCGTCGTCTCCCTGGGAATCGGCGCCGTGAAGATCGGGCCCTTGCAGGTGATCTCCATCCTGATGGAGCAGGCGGGGCTGTCGCGGCTGACGGAGTTCACGGACCAGCAAGCGGCCGTTCTGTATGCCATCCGGTTGCCGCGCGTGCTTCTGGGGGTCCTGGTAGGGGCGGCCCTGGCGGTGGCGGGCGCGGCCATGCAGGGGCTCTTCCGCAACCCGCTGGCGGACCCCGGGCTGCTCGGCATTTCGAGCGGGGCCTCGCTGGGCGTTGCTGCGGTGACGGTCCTCAAGGTGTATGTCTTTGGGTTTTATACCCAATCCATCGCGGCCTTCGTGGGGAGCCTGCTGGCCATCCTGGCCATCTCCTCGCTCGCCCAGGAGAACCGGCGGACCAACGTCACGATGATGTTGCTCTGCGGAATCGCCATCAATGCCTTGTGCATCGCCGGGACGGGGCTCTTCACCTACCTGTCGACGGATGATCAGCTCCGGACCATCACCTTCTGGCAGCTGGGCTCGCTCGCAGGCGCGACGTGGACGGCCGTCACGGCCGCGGCGCCGCTGATCCTCATCTGCACGGCTGGCATGTTGTTTCTGGCGAGCCCCCTGAATGCCCTGCTGCTGGGGGAATCGAACGCGGACCACCTCGGGGTCAACGTCGAGCGCGTCAAATGGACGCTGGTGGCCCTGGTGGCGCTGGGCGTGGGGGCGGCGGTGGCGGTGTCTGGAATGATTGGCTTTGTCGGGCTGGTGGTGCCGCACCTCATCCGCCTCTGGCTGGGGCCCAACCACCGCGTCCTGTTGCCCCTCGCGGCGCTGCTGGGCGCGGTGTTGATGGTGCTGGCGGACCTGGTGGCCCGCACCATCGTCGTCCCCTCGGAGCTGCCCATCGGCATCGTGACGTCCCTGACGGGCTCGCCCTTCTTCCTGTACTTGCTCATGCGGCAGCGAAGGACCCAGGTGCTATGA
- a CDS encoding heme ABC transporter ATP-binding protein — protein sequence MEVRDLHCRIGEKRLLSGIDLRLEPGELLVVLGRNGAGKSTLLKHLTGELKVQQGEVRIFGAHLGESPRQELARRRAVLPQSTQLQFAYEALEVVMLGRIPHQQRGYESPEDVDIARHYLGRVGLEGYEGRNYLTLSGGEQQRVHFARVLAQIHGTAGSRLILLDEPTSSLDVAHQHKTLQIVKELTQEGVAAFLILHDLNLVAQYADKVLVLADQQDIALGTPREVLTSETLSRAFHYPMSAIAHPWLDCPLIVSGKPSSGSRP from the coding sequence GTGGAAGTCAGAGATTTGCATTGCCGGATTGGCGAGAAGCGCCTTCTGTCTGGCATTGACCTGCGCCTGGAGCCCGGTGAATTGCTGGTGGTCCTCGGGCGCAACGGCGCGGGAAAGAGCACGCTGCTCAAGCACCTGACCGGTGAGCTCAAGGTCCAGCAGGGCGAGGTCCGGATCTTCGGCGCCCACCTGGGCGAGAGCCCCCGGCAGGAACTGGCCCGGCGGAGGGCCGTGCTTCCCCAGTCGACGCAGCTCCAGTTCGCGTATGAGGCGCTGGAAGTCGTGATGCTGGGGCGAATCCCTCATCAGCAGCGGGGCTATGAATCCCCGGAAGATGTCGACATCGCGCGCCACTACCTGGGGCGGGTGGGCCTTGAGGGCTACGAGGGCCGGAACTACCTGACGCTGTCGGGCGGAGAGCAGCAGCGGGTCCACTTCGCGCGGGTCCTCGCTCAGATTCATGGAACGGCGGGCAGCCGGTTGATTCTGCTGGATGAGCCCACCAGCAGCCTGGACGTGGCCCACCAGCACAAGACGCTTCAGATCGTGAAGGAGCTGACTCAGGAAGGCGTGGCGGCCTTTCTCATCCTCCACGACCTGAACCTCGTCGCGCAGTACGCGGACAAGGTGCTCGTGCTCGCGGACCAGCAGGACATTGCGCTGGGAACTCCCCGGGAAGTGCTCACCTCGGAGACGCTCAGCCGGGCCTTTCACTACCCCATGTCGGCCATTGCACATCCCTGGCTCGACTGTCCGCTGATCGTCTCGGGAAAGCCCTCTTCCGGCTCCAGGCCGTGA
- the mxcL gene encoding myxochelin B biosynthesis transaminase MxcL: MNTAPRKHPSLPRPLQGEMKLENSNRLLAEAKRLVPGVTFSMMKRPEHFAPESFPVYLARGQGALVEDVDGQEYIDFIGGLGANMLGHNHPAVVEAIRKHLDAGLIHSLPTPIELSATQTLVEMIPGAEMARFFKTGADATSAAMRLARIITGKERIITVGYNGWHDLFMVGTPGVPAVMSQYTLRMPLFTPQDETALLASIAENGKQLAAVLISIPFNRTLSREFMHQLRAACTAHEVLMVQDEVITGFRLARGGAQEFFDVKADFVCLSKALAAGMPLSAVAGPTKYLSKLGGMEVQVSTTFGGEMLSLAVCEATLKEYRKGGYIENLSALGARLRTGVNAHAEKVGSPLRVLGYDAIPFFLFDKNPAEHAKRMQPFQAGMARRGILLRRDVNFISAVHTQEQVDYTVEMAGEVLQSLAKSA, translated from the coding sequence ATGAACACCGCCCCCCGGAAGCACCCCTCCCTGCCCCGCCCCCTCCAGGGCGAGATGAAGCTCGAGAACTCGAACCGCCTGCTGGCCGAGGCGAAGCGGCTGGTTCCCGGCGTCACCTTCTCGATGATGAAGCGGCCCGAGCACTTCGCCCCCGAGTCGTTCCCGGTCTACCTGGCCCGGGGCCAGGGCGCCCTGGTGGAGGACGTCGATGGCCAGGAGTACATCGACTTCATCGGCGGGCTCGGGGCCAACATGCTGGGCCACAACCACCCGGCCGTGGTGGAGGCCATCCGCAAGCACCTGGACGCGGGGCTCATCCACTCGCTGCCCACCCCCATCGAGCTGAGCGCCACGCAGACCCTGGTCGAGATGATTCCGGGCGCGGAGATGGCGCGGTTCTTCAAGACGGGCGCGGATGCCACCTCCGCCGCGATGCGCCTGGCGCGCATCATCACCGGCAAGGAGCGCATCATCACGGTCGGCTACAACGGCTGGCATGATCTCTTCATGGTCGGCACCCCCGGCGTCCCGGCGGTGATGTCCCAGTACACGCTGCGCATGCCGCTGTTCACCCCGCAGGACGAGACGGCGCTGCTGGCCAGCATCGCGGAGAACGGCAAGCAGCTCGCCGCGGTGCTCATCTCCATCCCGTTCAACCGCACCCTGAGCCGGGAGTTCATGCACCAGCTGCGCGCCGCCTGCACCGCCCACGAGGTGCTGATGGTGCAGGACGAGGTCATCACCGGCTTCCGGCTGGCGCGCGGCGGGGCGCAGGAGTTCTTCGATGTGAAGGCCGACTTCGTCTGTCTGTCCAAGGCGCTCGCGGCGGGAATGCCGCTGTCGGCGGTGGCGGGCCCCACCAAGTACCTGAGCAAGCTCGGCGGCATGGAAGTCCAGGTGTCCACCACCTTCGGCGGCGAGATGCTGTCGCTGGCGGTGTGCGAGGCCACCCTCAAGGAGTACCGCAAGGGCGGCTACATCGAGAACCTCTCCGCGCTGGGGGCCCGGCTGCGCACCGGCGTCAACGCCCACGCCGAGAAGGTGGGCTCGCCCCTGCGGGTGCTGGGCTACGATGCCATCCCGTTCTTCCTCTTCGACAAGAACCCCGCCGAGCATGCCAAGCGGATGCAGCCATTCCAGGCGGGCATGGCGCGCCGGGGCATCCTGCTGCGCCGCGACGTGAACTTCATCAGCGCCGTGCACACTCAGGAGCAGGTCGACTACACGGTCGAGATGGCGGGCGAGGTGCTGCAGTCCCTCGCCAAGTCCGCTTGA
- the mxcK gene encoding myxochelin export MFS transporter MxcK, translating to MSASPPPASERRLLWLLAAVQFSHLVDFMIIMPLGPEFMRLFHISAAQFGVLVSAYTLASAAMGLLGVLWLDRFDRKRTLLGLFAGFIAATLMCGAAHSHLALLLARTVAGACAGLMGAVIMAIIGDVVPPERRGSAIGTVMSALGLSAVVGVPLGLGVASVWGWRMPFWSLGVFAGAVWLGLWRVLPALNRHLTESPGQSPGSALLSIWTPKLALGWLLTFSVVISSFLLIPYLSPYMVGNLGLSSSQLPLVYLGGGAATLLCTRWIGRMTDRHGPVRVLASLLLGTMVPHLLFTHLPPSPFPVVALVFALFMALTSSRVIPTIALIASRVPPAVRGRYLAVNMAASDGASGIAAWVSGLMISTAPGGALEGFGQTGWIAVGVSALTLCILWTLGRSTARLSAAPT from the coding sequence GGACTTCATGATCATCATGCCGCTCGGGCCTGAGTTCATGCGGCTGTTCCACATCTCCGCCGCACAGTTCGGCGTGCTGGTCTCCGCCTACACCCTGGCCTCGGCGGCGATGGGCCTGCTGGGCGTGCTGTGGCTGGACCGGTTCGACCGGAAGCGGACGCTGCTGGGGCTCTTTGCCGGGTTCATCGCCGCCACGCTGATGTGCGGCGCCGCGCACAGCCACCTGGCGTTGCTGCTGGCCCGCACCGTGGCCGGCGCCTGCGCGGGGCTGATGGGCGCCGTCATCATGGCCATCATCGGCGATGTGGTGCCTCCGGAGCGCCGGGGCAGCGCCATTGGCACGGTGATGTCGGCCCTGGGCCTGTCCGCCGTGGTGGGCGTTCCCCTGGGCCTGGGCGTGGCCAGCGTCTGGGGCTGGCGGATGCCGTTCTGGAGCCTGGGCGTCTTCGCCGGCGCGGTGTGGTTGGGCCTGTGGCGCGTCCTTCCCGCCCTCAACCGGCACCTCACCGAGTCCCCAGGGCAGAGCCCGGGCAGCGCGCTGCTCTCGATCTGGACGCCGAAGCTGGCCCTGGGCTGGCTGCTGACCTTCAGCGTGGTGATTTCCAGCTTCCTGCTCATCCCCTACCTGAGCCCCTACATGGTGGGCAACCTGGGGCTGAGCTCCTCGCAGCTCCCGCTCGTGTACCTGGGAGGGGGCGCGGCCACCTTGCTGTGCACCCGGTGGATTGGCCGCATGACGGATCGCCATGGGCCGGTCCGCGTCCTGGCTTCCCTGCTGCTCGGCACGATGGTGCCGCACCTGCTGTTCACCCACCTGCCCCCGTCGCCGTTTCCCGTGGTGGCCCTGGTCTTCGCCCTGTTCATGGCGCTGACCTCCAGCCGGGTCATCCCCACGATCGCGCTGATCGCCTCGCGCGTGCCGCCCGCCGTCCGCGGGCGCTACCTCGCGGTCAACATGGCCGCGAGCGATGGGGCCTCGGGCATCGCGGCCTGGGTGAGCGGCCTGATGATCTCCACGGCCCCCGGCGGCGCGCTGGAGGGCTTTGGCCAGACCGGCTGGATCGCCGTGGGCGTCTCCGCGCTCACGCTCTGCATTCTCTGGACGCTCGGGCGCAGCACCGCCCGGTTGAGCGCCGCGCCCACCTGA